A region from the Lolium perenne isolate Kyuss_39 chromosome 4, Kyuss_2.0, whole genome shotgun sequence genome encodes:
- the LOC127296163 gene encoding myosin-binding protein 3 isoform X1, which produces MASSSASGTSRYYASALHRRTHRVTSALAHAALEWTLIALLLINGLLTHAVARFAAYFGLSPPCLLCARVDRLLGAAVVDGGEGDARWLRGVLCGAHAAEISGMGYCLRHRRLVAEAADMCEGCLSSWKKESRNRAEETTVCSCCKILVEIPSRALPPEDTHPREDPAAVQEKAAGEEETEDQGYVLLDQEDHEDEEEEQAEAEQQNEEEIKAAPAEEQVIARGEESMARDDRVKAMFYWLLWMTIAAGEDESVAQGEEIEHDRLVPEVALDGMTVADDSDAGEMDHTDDERDPDGLDTAVLLEENIMLASSVATAPAMIYNSVPRAEELVLQDTTVEIGESITEEEEDIAVPQATEAVPEDSNKSAEVETNCEVSIGSDICEQEQDGHGVPFQELVALEELFSPLEYADDLTLPPESFHGSAGAEQESSETEQRLDYLSNDQNENDQDRAPGTPTYSFASQNSGKRFLLERKLSLSLSMDGSVSSEIECGDPPTIDQLKSTLKTERKALSAMYAELEEERNAAAIATNQTMAMINRLQEEKAAMQMEALQYQRMMEEQSEYDQEAMQLLTELVTKREREKQELERELQLCKQKLLHYEDKERRRMAAFKDNGNGTSESSSDEDSDEHSDDECELGESPNGSGNLHSSADAALSPRTGQENTSHLVELDDSLTYFEMERLSILDELKTLEERLFTLEDDDTNVASDRSSDDFVLSTDGVHSPENGLTGNKAKFEGRSSVSRGKSLLPLFDAVGEKNCDRTYSAEADDSTNPVAVFVKEKERLAIIEEVDHVYERLQALEADKEFLRHCIKSLKTGDKGMYLLQEILQHLRELRNVELHVKNAGGAIAANSA; this is translated from the exons ATggcgtcgtcgtcggcgtcgggGACGAGCAGGTACTACGCGTCGGCGCTCCACAGACGGACGCATAGGGTGACCTCCGCGCTGGCGCACGCGGCGCTGGAGTGGACCCTCATCGCGCTGCTGCTCATCAACGGCCTCCTCACCCACGCCGTCGCGCGCTTCGCGGCCTACTTCGGCCTCAGCCCGCCCTGCCTCCTCTGCGCCCGCGTCGACCGGCTCCTCggggcggcggtggtggacggcggCGAGGGCGACGCGCGGTGGCTGCGCGGCGTGCTCTGCGGCGCCCACGCCGCGGAGATCTCCGGGATGGGGTACTGCCTCCGCCACCGCCGGCTCGTCGCCGAGGCCGCCGACATGTGCGAGGGGTGCCTCTCTTCTTGGAAGAAAGAGAGCAGAAACCGTGCGGAGGAGACCACGGTGTGCTCTTGCTGCAAAATTCTAGTGGAGATCCCTTCTCGCGCGTTGCCCCCAGAGGATACACATCCGAGGGAAGATCCTGCTGCTGTACAGGAGAAGGCAGCCGGAGAGGAAGAAACAGAAGATCAAGGCTATGTTCTACTGGATCAAGAGGATCacgaagacgaagaagaggagcaaGCAGAGGCGGAGCAGCAAAACGAAGAGGAGATTAAGGCCGCTCCTGCTGAGGAGCAAGTGATCGCACGGGGCGAGGAGAGCATGGCCAGGGACGATCGGGTCAAGGCTATGTTCTACTGGCTCCTGTGGATGACGATTGCTGCTGGGGAGGACGAGTCCGTGGCACAGGGCGAAGAGATCGAGCACGATCGGTTGGTGCCGGAGGTGGCACTTGATGGGATGACGGTCGCCGACGATTCGGATGCCGGCGAGATGGATCATACAGACGATGAGCGTGATCCGGATGGTCTTGATACCGCAGTGCTCCTGGAGGAGAACATCATGCTCGCTTCTTCGGTTGCAACGGCACCTGCCATGATCTACAATTCTGTTCCCCGTGCCGAGGAACTGGTTCTTCAAGATACTACTGTTGAAATCGGAGAATCTAtaactgaagaagaagaagacatcgCTGTGCCTCAAG CTACTGAAGCAGTACCTGAAGATAGCAACAAATCAGCAGAGGTGGAGACTAACTGCGAGGTATCAATCGGAAGCGACATATGCGAACAggagcaagatggccatggtgttCCGTTTCAAGAACTGGTGGCGCTTGAGGAGCTGTTTTCTCCATTGGAATATGCTGATGATCTGACATTGCCACCAGAAAGCTTCCATGGATCAGCGGGAGCTGAGCAAG AATCAAGTGAAACCGAACAGAGATTAGATTACCTATCAAATGACCAGAACGAGAACGACCAAGACAGGGCACCTGGGACACCCACATACAGTTTTGCTTCACAGAATTCAGGCAAGAGGTTTTTGCTCGAGAGGAAGCTGTCACTGTCATTATCCATGGATGGAAGTGTGTCGAGCGAGATCGAGTGCGGCGACCCTCCCACAATTGATCAGCTGAAATCGACGCTGAAAACGGAGCGGAAGGCACTCAGCGCGATGTACGCGGAGCTCGAGGAGGAGAGGAACGCGGCCGCCATCGCGACCAACCAGACGATGGCGATGATCAACAGGCTGCAGGAGGAGAAGGCCGCGATGCAGATGGAGGCGCTGCAGTACCAGAGGATGATGGAGGAGCAGTCTGAGTACGACCAGGAGGCGATGCAGCTGCTGACGGAGCTGGTCACcaagagggagagggagaagCAGGAGCTGGAGAGGGAGCTGCAGCTGTGCAAGCAGAAGCTGCTGCACTATGAggacaaggagaggaggagaatgGCAGCCTTCAAGGACAATGGCAATGGTACCTCAGAGTCTTCGagtgatgaggacagcgacgagcaCTCCGATGACGAATGTGAGCTCGGCGAGTCTCCGAACGGCAGTGGCAATCTTCACAGCTCGGCCGATGCTGCTCTTAGCCCCAGGACGGGCCAAGAAAACACCAGTCATCTCGTGGAGCTGGATGATTCCCTTACGTACTTCGAGATGGAGAGGCTGTCCATCTTGGACGAGCTCAAGACGCTTGAGGAGAGGCTCTTCACACTGGAAGACGACGACACCAATGTGGCTTCTGACCGTTCCTCAGACGATTTCGTGCTGTCAACGGACGGTGTCCATTCTCCGGAGAATGGTCTCACCGGCAACAAAGCGAAGTTCGAAGGCAGGAGTTCTGTTTCTAGAGGAAAGAGCCTTCTGCCTCTCTTTGATGCAGTTGGTGAAAAGAACTGCGATCGCACATATTCCGCAGAGGCTGATGATTCGACGAACCCGGTCGCCGTGTTTGTGAAAGAGAAAGAGAGGCTGGCTATAATAGAGGAGGTTGATCATGTGTATGAGAGACTGCAAGCACTAGAGGCAGACAAGGAGTTCCTCAGGCACTGCATCAAGTCCCTCAAGACTGGAGATAAGGGCATGTATCTTCTTCAGGAGATCTTGCAACACCTCCGCGAACTCCGCAATGTGGAACTTCATGTTAAGAATGCCGGTGGCGCCATCGCAGCAAATTCAGCATAG
- the LOC127296163 gene encoding myosin-binding protein 3 isoform X2: MASSSASGTSRYYASALHRRTHRVTSALAHAALEWTLIALLLINGLLTHAVARFAAYFGLSPPCLLCARVDRLLGAAVVDGGEGDARWLRGVLCGAHAAEISGMGYCLRHRRLVAEAADMCEGCLSSWKKESRNRAEETTVCSCCKILVEIPSRALPPEDTHPREDPAAVQEKAAGEEETEDQGYVLLDQEDHEDEEEEQAEAEQQNEEEIKAAPAEEQVIARGEESMARDDRVKAMFYWLLWMTIAAGEDESVAQGEEIEHDRLVPEVALDGMTVADDSDAGEMDHTDDERDPDGLDTAVLLEENIMLASSVATAPAMIYNSVPRAEELVLQDTTVEIGESITEEEEDIAVPQVPEDSNKSAEVETNCEVSIGSDICEQEQDGHGVPFQELVALEELFSPLEYADDLTLPPESFHGSAGAEQESSETEQRLDYLSNDQNENDQDRAPGTPTYSFASQNSGKRFLLERKLSLSLSMDGSVSSEIECGDPPTIDQLKSTLKTERKALSAMYAELEEERNAAAIATNQTMAMINRLQEEKAAMQMEALQYQRMMEEQSEYDQEAMQLLTELVTKREREKQELERELQLCKQKLLHYEDKERRRMAAFKDNGNGTSESSSDEDSDEHSDDECELGESPNGSGNLHSSADAALSPRTGQENTSHLVELDDSLTYFEMERLSILDELKTLEERLFTLEDDDTNVASDRSSDDFVLSTDGVHSPENGLTGNKAKFEGRSSVSRGKSLLPLFDAVGEKNCDRTYSAEADDSTNPVAVFVKEKERLAIIEEVDHVYERLQALEADKEFLRHCIKSLKTGDKGMYLLQEILQHLRELRNVELHVKNAGGAIAANSA; this comes from the exons ATggcgtcgtcgtcggcgtcgggGACGAGCAGGTACTACGCGTCGGCGCTCCACAGACGGACGCATAGGGTGACCTCCGCGCTGGCGCACGCGGCGCTGGAGTGGACCCTCATCGCGCTGCTGCTCATCAACGGCCTCCTCACCCACGCCGTCGCGCGCTTCGCGGCCTACTTCGGCCTCAGCCCGCCCTGCCTCCTCTGCGCCCGCGTCGACCGGCTCCTCggggcggcggtggtggacggcggCGAGGGCGACGCGCGGTGGCTGCGCGGCGTGCTCTGCGGCGCCCACGCCGCGGAGATCTCCGGGATGGGGTACTGCCTCCGCCACCGCCGGCTCGTCGCCGAGGCCGCCGACATGTGCGAGGGGTGCCTCTCTTCTTGGAAGAAAGAGAGCAGAAACCGTGCGGAGGAGACCACGGTGTGCTCTTGCTGCAAAATTCTAGTGGAGATCCCTTCTCGCGCGTTGCCCCCAGAGGATACACATCCGAGGGAAGATCCTGCTGCTGTACAGGAGAAGGCAGCCGGAGAGGAAGAAACAGAAGATCAAGGCTATGTTCTACTGGATCAAGAGGATCacgaagacgaagaagaggagcaaGCAGAGGCGGAGCAGCAAAACGAAGAGGAGATTAAGGCCGCTCCTGCTGAGGAGCAAGTGATCGCACGGGGCGAGGAGAGCATGGCCAGGGACGATCGGGTCAAGGCTATGTTCTACTGGCTCCTGTGGATGACGATTGCTGCTGGGGAGGACGAGTCCGTGGCACAGGGCGAAGAGATCGAGCACGATCGGTTGGTGCCGGAGGTGGCACTTGATGGGATGACGGTCGCCGACGATTCGGATGCCGGCGAGATGGATCATACAGACGATGAGCGTGATCCGGATGGTCTTGATACCGCAGTGCTCCTGGAGGAGAACATCATGCTCGCTTCTTCGGTTGCAACGGCACCTGCCATGATCTACAATTCTGTTCCCCGTGCCGAGGAACTGGTTCTTCAAGATACTACTGTTGAAATCGGAGAATCTAtaactgaagaagaagaagacatcgCTGTGCCTCAAG TACCTGAAGATAGCAACAAATCAGCAGAGGTGGAGACTAACTGCGAGGTATCAATCGGAAGCGACATATGCGAACAggagcaagatggccatggtgttCCGTTTCAAGAACTGGTGGCGCTTGAGGAGCTGTTTTCTCCATTGGAATATGCTGATGATCTGACATTGCCACCAGAAAGCTTCCATGGATCAGCGGGAGCTGAGCAAG AATCAAGTGAAACCGAACAGAGATTAGATTACCTATCAAATGACCAGAACGAGAACGACCAAGACAGGGCACCTGGGACACCCACATACAGTTTTGCTTCACAGAATTCAGGCAAGAGGTTTTTGCTCGAGAGGAAGCTGTCACTGTCATTATCCATGGATGGAAGTGTGTCGAGCGAGATCGAGTGCGGCGACCCTCCCACAATTGATCAGCTGAAATCGACGCTGAAAACGGAGCGGAAGGCACTCAGCGCGATGTACGCGGAGCTCGAGGAGGAGAGGAACGCGGCCGCCATCGCGACCAACCAGACGATGGCGATGATCAACAGGCTGCAGGAGGAGAAGGCCGCGATGCAGATGGAGGCGCTGCAGTACCAGAGGATGATGGAGGAGCAGTCTGAGTACGACCAGGAGGCGATGCAGCTGCTGACGGAGCTGGTCACcaagagggagagggagaagCAGGAGCTGGAGAGGGAGCTGCAGCTGTGCAAGCAGAAGCTGCTGCACTATGAggacaaggagaggaggagaatgGCAGCCTTCAAGGACAATGGCAATGGTACCTCAGAGTCTTCGagtgatgaggacagcgacgagcaCTCCGATGACGAATGTGAGCTCGGCGAGTCTCCGAACGGCAGTGGCAATCTTCACAGCTCGGCCGATGCTGCTCTTAGCCCCAGGACGGGCCAAGAAAACACCAGTCATCTCGTGGAGCTGGATGATTCCCTTACGTACTTCGAGATGGAGAGGCTGTCCATCTTGGACGAGCTCAAGACGCTTGAGGAGAGGCTCTTCACACTGGAAGACGACGACACCAATGTGGCTTCTGACCGTTCCTCAGACGATTTCGTGCTGTCAACGGACGGTGTCCATTCTCCGGAGAATGGTCTCACCGGCAACAAAGCGAAGTTCGAAGGCAGGAGTTCTGTTTCTAGAGGAAAGAGCCTTCTGCCTCTCTTTGATGCAGTTGGTGAAAAGAACTGCGATCGCACATATTCCGCAGAGGCTGATGATTCGACGAACCCGGTCGCCGTGTTTGTGAAAGAGAAAGAGAGGCTGGCTATAATAGAGGAGGTTGATCATGTGTATGAGAGACTGCAAGCACTAGAGGCAGACAAGGAGTTCCTCAGGCACTGCATCAAGTCCCTCAAGACTGGAGATAAGGGCATGTATCTTCTTCAGGAGATCTTGCAACACCTCCGCGAACTCCGCAATGTGGAACTTCATGTTAAGAATGCCGGTGGCGCCATCGCAGCAAATTCAGCATAG